A genome region from Nocardia sp. NBC_00565 includes the following:
- the fabG1 gene encoding 3-oxoacyl-ACP reductase FabG1 — protein sequence MSNITSRSVLVTGGNRGIGLAVAQRLLSDGHKVAVTHRGSGVPDGLFGVKCDVTDTESVDAAFTEVEERQGPVEVLVANAGITDDTLLMRMSEEQFTRVIDANLTGAFRCAKRANRAMLRARWGRMIFLGSVVGLGGGPGQINYASSKAGVIGLARSITRELGSRSITANVVAPGFIETDMTAELPDDLRDTAKKFIPLQRLGQPEDVAAVISFLASEDSAYVSGAVIPVDGGMGMGH from the coding sequence ATGTCGAACATCACATCCCGGTCGGTCCTGGTGACCGGTGGTAACCGCGGCATCGGACTCGCGGTCGCACAGCGTCTGCTCTCCGATGGGCACAAGGTGGCCGTTACGCATCGTGGGTCGGGGGTGCCGGACGGTCTGTTCGGTGTGAAATGCGATGTGACGGATACGGAATCGGTGGATGCGGCCTTTACCGAGGTCGAGGAGCGGCAGGGGCCGGTGGAGGTGCTGGTCGCCAACGCGGGCATCACCGATGACACCCTGCTGATGCGGATGAGCGAGGAGCAGTTCACCCGGGTCATCGACGCGAACCTGACCGGTGCGTTCCGTTGTGCCAAGCGAGCCAATCGGGCCATGCTGCGGGCGCGCTGGGGCCGGATGATCTTCCTCGGCTCGGTCGTCGGTCTCGGCGGCGGCCCCGGCCAGATCAACTACGCCTCGTCGAAGGCCGGTGTGATCGGTCTGGCGCGCTCGATCACTCGTGAGCTCGGCTCGCGCTCGATCACCGCGAATGTGGTTGCGCCCGGCTTCATCGAGACCGATATGACGGCCGAGCTGCCCGACGATCTGCGTGACACGGCGAAGAAGTTCATTCCGTTGCAGCGCCTCGGCCAGCCGGAAGACGTCGCCGCGGTGATCAGCTTTCTGGCCTCCGAGGATTCGGCCTATGTGTCCGGCGCGGTGATTCCGGTCGACGGCGGCATGGGCATGGGCCACTGA
- a CDS encoding VWA domain-containing protein: MSISHFTALVWLGFLAVVVLIALGYILVQRSRHRHMLRFSNMELLEKVAPSRPSPIRHVPIALMLVGLVFLTIAAAGPTAVKKVPRNRATVVLVMDVSLSMEATDVPPSRLKVAQKAGKEFVDGLPPGINLGFVTFAGTASVMVPPTTNREAVKAAIDNIKLAERTATGEGILTALQSIDTIATVLGGAETPPPARIVLMSDGKQTVPDDKDVDNPRHGFTAARLAKNKGVPVSTISFGTSWGTVEIPDQDGKGAQRVKVPVDDDALREIAKLSGGDFYTASSLTELTAVYDTLEEQIGYEMTRGDASRPWLLLGMLLVAAGVVTGLLYRQRLP, translated from the coding sequence GTGAGTATTTCGCATTTCACCGCGCTGGTCTGGCTGGGCTTCCTCGCCGTCGTCGTGCTCATCGCGTTGGGCTACATCCTTGTTCAGCGCAGTCGCCACCGGCACATGCTGCGGTTCAGCAATATGGAGCTGCTGGAGAAGGTCGCGCCATCGCGGCCGAGTCCGATCCGGCACGTGCCGATCGCGCTGATGCTGGTCGGTCTGGTGTTCCTCACCATCGCGGCCGCCGGGCCGACGGCGGTCAAGAAGGTGCCGCGCAATCGCGCGACAGTCGTGCTGGTGATGGACGTTTCGCTGTCCATGGAGGCCACCGACGTGCCGCCGTCGCGACTGAAGGTGGCGCAGAAGGCGGGTAAGGAATTCGTCGATGGGTTGCCGCCCGGCATCAACCTCGGCTTCGTCACCTTCGCGGGCACCGCCTCGGTCATGGTGCCGCCGACGACGAATCGTGAGGCCGTCAAGGCGGCCATCGACAACATCAAGCTCGCCGAGCGCACCGCGACCGGTGAGGGCATTCTCACCGCGCTGCAGTCGATCGACACCATCGCCACGGTGCTGGGCGGTGCGGAGACGCCGCCGCCCGCACGCATCGTGCTGATGTCGGACGGTAAGCAGACCGTGCCCGACGACAAGGATGTCGACAATCCACGGCACGGCTTCACCGCGGCCCGCCTGGCGAAGAACAAAGGCGTTCCGGTGTCGACGATTTCATTCGGCACCTCATGGGGCACCGTGGAGATTCCGGACCAGGACGGCAAGGGCGCACAGCGCGTCAAGGTCCCTGTCGACGATGATGCGTTGCGCGAGATCGCCAAGCTCTCCGGTGGTGACTTCTATACCGCCTCGAGCCTGACCGAACTCACCGCCGTGTACGACACTCTCGAAGAGCAGATCGGCTACGAGATGACCAGGGGCGATGCGAGTAGGCCGTGGCTTTTGCTCGGCATGTTGCTCGTCGCTGCCGGTGTAGTTACCGGCTTGCTCTATCGTCAACGCCTGCCGTAG
- the inhA gene encoding NADH-dependent enoyl-ACP reductase InhA, translated as MGGLLEGKTILITGIITDSSIAFHAAAVAQEQGATVIITGIPERLRLIDRIAKRLPQEVAPAIPLDVTSEDDLAALSDKVRELAPDGVDGVLHSIAFAPRTLMGPEARPFLDGPGPDAAKAFEISAWSYASLARAVLPVMNEGGSIVGMDFDPRTAMPFYNWMGVAKAALESVNRYVAREVGSAKRIRSNLIAAGPIKTLAAKAIAGTATDDAAKLNQLNTYWDGASPIGWDVDDPTVVAKSIVTLLSDWLPGTTGSIIYVDGGASHNTWFPENMSIN; from the coding sequence ATGGGCGGATTGCTCGAAGGCAAGACCATCCTGATCACCGGCATCATCACCGATTCGTCGATCGCCTTCCACGCGGCCGCGGTCGCGCAGGAGCAGGGCGCGACGGTGATCATCACCGGCATTCCGGAGCGGCTGCGGTTGATCGATCGGATCGCCAAGCGGCTGCCGCAGGAGGTCGCCCCGGCCATCCCGCTCGATGTGACCAGCGAGGACGATCTCGCCGCACTGTCGGATAAGGTGCGCGAGCTGGCGCCGGACGGCGTCGACGGCGTGCTGCATTCGATCGCGTTCGCGCCACGCACGCTGATGGGTCCGGAGGCACGACCGTTCCTGGACGGGCCGGGTCCGGACGCGGCCAAGGCATTCGAGATCTCGGCATGGAGCTACGCCTCGCTGGCCCGCGCGGTGCTGCCGGTCATGAACGAGGGCGGCTCGATCGTCGGCATGGACTTCGATCCGCGCACCGCGATGCCGTTCTACAACTGGATGGGCGTGGCCAAGGCCGCGCTGGAGTCGGTGAACCGGTACGTGGCGCGCGAGGTCGGCTCCGCCAAGCGGATTCGCTCGAACCTGATCGCGGCCGGGCCGATCAAAACCCTCGCGGCAAAGGCCATCGCGGGCACCGCGACCGACGACGCGGCCAAGCTGAACCAGCTCAACACCTACTGGGACGGCGCCTCGCCGATCGGCTGGGATGTCGACGACCCGACCGTGGTGGCGAAGTCGATCGTCACGCTGCTCTCGGACTGGCTGCCCGGCACCACGGGTTCGATCATCTACGTCGACGGCGGAGCCAGCCACAACACCTGGTTCCCGGAGAACATGTCGATCAACTGA
- a CDS encoding DUF3097 domain-containing protein, with protein MSGRDIYGGDIFSGHSRAKQRTVPTVVAERDLVVEDAASGFCGAVVGFDRSYDGEFVKLEDARGAVRLFALREAAFLIDGEPVTLVRPKAAAPTKPTRSASGSTRVEGLRAQVAKTSRIWVEGVHDAALVERVWGHDLRVEGVVVEHLEGLDNLAERLTEFAPGPGRRVGVLVDHLVTGSKETQLTTGLGKNVLVTGHPYIDVWQAVRPTAVGIEAWPQVPRGEDWKTGICRRLGWGTPQEGWRRVYNAVESFRDLEAPLIGAVERLIDFVTEPT; from the coding sequence GTGAGCGGGCGTGACATCTATGGCGGCGACATCTTCTCCGGGCATTCGCGAGCGAAGCAGCGAACAGTACCGACGGTGGTCGCCGAGCGCGATCTCGTGGTGGAGGACGCGGCGAGTGGATTCTGCGGCGCCGTGGTGGGATTCGATCGAAGTTACGACGGCGAGTTCGTGAAGCTGGAGGACGCGCGCGGTGCGGTGCGGTTGTTCGCGTTGCGCGAGGCGGCTTTCCTGATCGACGGCGAGCCGGTCACGTTGGTTCGCCCCAAGGCCGCGGCACCCACGAAGCCGACCCGGTCGGCGTCGGGTTCCACGCGGGTCGAGGGGCTGCGCGCGCAGGTCGCCAAGACCAGTCGGATCTGGGTCGAGGGCGTGCACGATGCCGCGCTGGTGGAGCGGGTCTGGGGGCACGATCTGCGGGTCGAGGGCGTGGTGGTCGAACATCTCGAGGGTTTGGACAATCTGGCCGAACGGCTGACCGAATTCGCGCCGGGACCGGGTCGGCGCGTCGGGGTGCTGGTCGATCACCTGGTCACCGGTTCCAAGGAGACCCAGCTGACCACCGGGCTCGGTAAAAATGTGCTGGTCACCGGGCATCCCTACATCGATGTGTGGCAGGCCGTGCGTCCGACGGCGGTCGGCATCGAGGCGTGGCCGCAGGTGCCGCGCGGCGAGGACTGGAAGACCGGCATCTGCCGCCGCCTCGGTTGGGGCACACCGCAGGAGGGGTGGCGGCGGGTCTACAATGCCGTCGAATCCTTCCGCGATCTGGAAGCCCCCCTGATCGGTGCGGTGGAGCGGCTCATCGACTTCGTCACCGAGCCGACGTGA
- a CDS encoding serine protease, whose product MVRIARIAAVLAAALIGAGAPAASPAAAIVGGSTVVASDYPWLAAIGSPVFLIRPSGQFCGGALIAPDRVVTAAHCVNLARLLPQALTVTFGRSDLRIRDGVTVGVKEIRIHPDFRDTDFDGETVHHNDLAILILDEPRPGPYLEVAAPQRDPRAYGDTGTILGWGATTESDTSNTLLRSATVPIVLDTTCAAAYGPAFDPAEMLCAGSPDADTAEYDSGDPLLAAGRLIGLTSWGEGSARPGFPGVYAHLTTVSF is encoded by the coding sequence ATGGTCCGCATAGCTCGCATTGCCGCGGTGCTGGCCGCCGCACTCATCGGCGCGGGCGCACCCGCCGCCAGTCCTGCGGCGGCGATCGTCGGCGGTAGTACCGTAGTGGCGAGCGACTACCCATGGCTTGCCGCCATCGGCAGCCCGGTGTTCCTCATCCGGCCGTCCGGACAGTTCTGTGGCGGTGCGCTCATCGCGCCCGACCGAGTGGTGACAGCGGCGCACTGCGTCAACTTGGCTCGGCTGCTCCCGCAGGCCCTGACCGTCACCTTCGGCCGTAGCGACCTGCGCATACGCGATGGAGTCACGGTGGGAGTCAAGGAGATTCGCATCCACCCCGATTTCCGGGACACCGATTTCGACGGCGAAACCGTGCACCACAATGACCTCGCGATCCTCATCCTCGATGAGCCGAGGCCGGGGCCTTACCTGGAAGTCGCCGCGCCACAGCGCGATCCGCGCGCATACGGCGACACCGGCACTATCCTCGGCTGGGGCGCGACAACCGAGAGCGACACCTCGAATACGCTCCTGCGGTCCGCCACCGTCCCCATCGTCCTCGACACCACATGCGCCGCCGCCTATGGCCCCGCCTTCGACCCCGCCGAGATGCTCTGCGCCGGATCGCCCGACGCTGATACCGCCGAATACGACAGCGGCGATCCACTTCTCGCCGCAGGCCGCCTGATCGGCCTCACCTCCTGGGGCGAGGGCAGCGCCCGCCCAGGGTTCCCCGGCGTGTATGCCCACCTCACCACCGTGAGCTTCTGA
- a CDS encoding NfeD family protein, with product MAAIVWLVAGLLLAAAEMLTGDLTLLMLGVAALGTAGVGAVAGTGLVVDAVIFAVLSLVLLLGVRPVLRRRFGTPPPIPTNVDALMGKQALVLEQVAEHSGLVKIGGEEWTARPLDTTVEYPKGTTVYVMKIDGATAVVWKGP from the coding sequence GTGGCCGCAATCGTTTGGCTGGTCGCGGGTTTACTGCTCGCGGCGGCGGAGATGCTCACCGGGGACCTCACACTGCTGATGCTGGGCGTCGCCGCGCTCGGTACTGCGGGAGTCGGTGCGGTGGCCGGTACCGGGCTGGTCGTCGACGCCGTGATCTTCGCGGTGCTGTCGCTGGTGCTGCTGCTCGGCGTGCGCCCGGTTCTGCGGCGGCGCTTTGGAACTCCGCCGCCGATCCCGACGAATGTCGACGCGCTGATGGGTAAGCAGGCGCTGGTGCTGGAGCAGGTGGCCGAGCACAGCGGCCTGGTCAAAATCGGCGGCGAAGAGTGGACCGCGCGACCGTTGGATACGACGGTCGAGTATCCGAAGGGAACCACGGTGTACGTCATGAAGATCGATGGCGCGACCGCCGTCGTCTGGAAGGGGCCGTAA
- a CDS encoding DUF7373 family lipoprotein, producing MFRRSRAALLTAGVALTGLLTACGIAGTAIPGELDVRKLEVGPYPVDKYRYEQSANGKGTLLEGIRMADAVVPAVRIDPTLTAGIHAGVVPDSDQAINGFLASVSKPILDRHKMVVGYETIGADQPFTTDRGAGPGVTVDLQLLMRFPSEADATQAARELESADFDFAPGQNRRLQLSEYPNALIHWRPGVPNIGTFVAYREFVVFLFIQRPSADERDLLGWVRKTLDNEMPVLEKFRPTPLDKIDTLQVDPEGLLARVAVRDRTSHSLDPALFSVQPAVALVHTATNQAAAQRMIDETGIDAFAVVDNSIVFRVRDRAQGPNLITQLSAGAGDEFDPIDGPKDVPGAQCQRLNPRGDTEVQYKNRCYVAYQRYVGFVTSDNEADVRQRVAAQYALLANSL from the coding sequence ATGTTTCGGAGATCACGTGCCGCACTACTGACCGCCGGTGTGGCGCTGACGGGCCTGCTGACCGCGTGCGGCATCGCTGGGACGGCGATTCCCGGCGAGCTCGACGTCCGCAAACTGGAGGTCGGTCCCTACCCGGTCGACAAATACCGCTACGAGCAGAGCGCGAACGGCAAGGGCACGCTACTCGAAGGCATTCGGATGGCCGACGCCGTCGTTCCCGCGGTACGCATCGATCCCACCCTGACGGCCGGCATCCATGCGGGCGTCGTACCCGACAGCGACCAAGCGATCAACGGCTTCCTCGCCAGTGTGTCGAAGCCGATCCTCGACCGCCACAAAATGGTCGTCGGCTACGAGACGATCGGCGCGGATCAACCTTTCACCACCGACCGGGGCGCGGGCCCCGGGGTCACCGTCGATCTGCAACTGCTGATGCGCTTCCCCAGCGAGGCCGATGCCACCCAGGCCGCGCGCGAACTCGAGTCCGCCGACTTCGACTTCGCACCAGGCCAGAATCGCCGACTCCAGCTCAGCGAATACCCCAACGCGCTGATCCACTGGCGGCCAGGTGTGCCCAATATCGGGACCTTCGTCGCGTACCGGGAATTCGTCGTCTTCCTGTTCATCCAACGTCCCAGCGCGGATGAACGCGACCTACTCGGCTGGGTCCGCAAAACCCTCGACAACGAAATGCCGGTACTCGAAAAATTCCGACCGACACCGCTCGACAAGATCGATACACTGCAGGTCGACCCCGAGGGCCTGCTCGCCCGCGTCGCGGTCCGCGACCGGACCAGCCACAGCCTCGACCCCGCACTCTTCAGCGTGCAGCCCGCGGTCGCTTTGGTGCATACCGCGACCAACCAGGCCGCCGCCCAACGGATGATCGACGAAACCGGTATCGACGCCTTCGCCGTGGTCGACAACAGCATCGTATTCCGGGTGCGCGACCGCGCCCAGGGCCCGAATCTCATCACCCAGCTCAGTGCCGGAGCGGGCGACGAATTCGATCCCATCGATGGGCCCAAGGACGTGCCCGGTGCGCAATGCCAGCGGCTCAACCCCCGCGGCGATACCGAGGTGCAGTACAAGAACCGCTGCTATGTCGCCTATCAGCGCTACGTCGGCTTCGTCACCAGCGATAACGAAGCCGACGTCCGGCAGCGAGTCGCGGCACAGTACGCGCTGCTCGCCAATAGTCTGTGA
- a CDS encoding ferrochelatase: MVRAVDALLLLSFGGPERPEDVMPFLENVTRGRGVPRERLDEVAQHYLHFGGVSPINALNRDIIAAVERELRAAEIALPVYFGNRNWDPMVEDTVARMAADGVGSALVFPTSAWGGYSGCLQYDEDISRARTAFGADAPELVKLRQYFDHPLLIEAFAEAIHAAVGSLPAERREGARLVFTAHSIPVSADISAGPPADGGRLYSRQVAEAARLCAVATGFTDYELVWQSRSGPPQIPWLDPDIVDHLEDLSGKGVDAVVVCPVGFVSDHLEVIWDLDNEARDKAEELGMAFARAATPGTDPRFAQLVVELINEHLTGTPPRRLGDITGYGCTVNGAPCAIGCCTPPRRPATAT; the protein is encoded by the coding sequence GTGGTTCGGGCCGTCGACGCCCTGCTGCTGCTCTCGTTCGGCGGTCCCGAGCGACCCGAGGACGTGATGCCGTTCCTGGAGAACGTCACTCGGGGCCGGGGAGTGCCGCGCGAACGTCTCGACGAAGTCGCGCAGCATTATCTGCATTTCGGTGGTGTGTCGCCGATCAATGCGCTCAATCGCGACATCATTGCCGCGGTCGAGCGCGAACTTCGAGCCGCTGAGATCGCGCTGCCGGTGTACTTCGGCAATCGGAACTGGGATCCGATGGTGGAGGACACCGTCGCGCGGATGGCCGCCGATGGTGTGGGCTCGGCGTTGGTGTTTCCGACCTCGGCGTGGGGCGGATACTCCGGCTGTCTGCAGTACGACGAGGACATCAGCAGGGCGCGTACGGCTTTCGGTGCGGATGCGCCGGAGCTGGTGAAGTTGCGGCAGTACTTCGATCACCCGCTGTTGATCGAGGCATTCGCCGAGGCGATTCATGCTGCGGTGGGTTCTCTTCCCGCGGAGCGCCGGGAAGGTGCTCGACTGGTGTTCACCGCACACTCGATCCCGGTATCGGCCGATATTTCCGCGGGGCCGCCTGCCGATGGGGGCCGTCTGTACAGTCGCCAGGTCGCCGAGGCCGCCCGATTGTGCGCCGTCGCAACGGGATTCACCGACTATGAGCTGGTGTGGCAGTCCCGCTCCGGTCCACCGCAGATCCCTTGGCTCGATCCGGATATCGTCGATCATCTCGAGGATCTGTCCGGCAAGGGCGTGGATGCGGTCGTGGTCTGCCCGGTCGGTTTCGTATCCGATCACCTCGAAGTCATCTGGGATCTGGACAACGAAGCCAGGGATAAGGCCGAGGAACTGGGTATGGCGTTCGCCAGGGCCGCCACCCCTGGCACCGATCCTCGCTTCGCCCAGTTGGTCGTCGAACTGATCAACGAGCACCTGACCGGTACTCCGCCACGCCGACTCGGCGACATCACCGGTTACGGCTGCACCGTAAACGGTGCACCCTGTGCGATCGGCTGCTGCACCCCGCCCCGCCGCCCTGCCACGGCAACCTAG
- a CDS encoding SPFH domain-containing protein: protein MAVLIVAAVLVLLVVVVVFKSIALVPQAEAAVIERLGRYSRTVSGQLTFLVPFADRIRAKVDLRERVVSFPPQPVITEDNLTLHIDTVVYFQVTSPQAAVYEISNYIAAVEQLTVTTLRNVVGGMTLEQTLTSRDQINGQLRGVLDEATGRWGLRVARVELKSIDPPPSIQESMEKQMKADREKRAMILTAEGTRESQIKTAEGTKQAAILSAEGAKQSAILAAEGERQSRILRAQGERAASYLQAQGQAKAIEKVFAAIKSGKPTPELLAYQYMQTLPLVARGDANKVWLVPSDFGKALEGFAQNFATKGEDGVFRYEPAPADDVASKPEDDSDVAGWFDTARDPAIEQAVRAAEADARAPVEGPVTSVTRQPQSSPHQPVIPPQIPPQQPPYRPDGPQGQPWQPPSQ from the coding sequence ATGGCTGTACTGATCGTTGCCGCAGTCCTCGTGTTGTTGGTCGTGGTGGTGGTCTTCAAATCGATAGCCCTTGTCCCACAGGCAGAGGCGGCCGTTATCGAGCGACTCGGCCGATATTCGCGCACCGTCTCGGGTCAGTTGACGTTCCTGGTGCCGTTCGCGGACCGGATCCGGGCGAAGGTCGACCTACGCGAGCGGGTGGTGTCCTTCCCGCCGCAGCCGGTGATCACCGAGGACAACCTGACCCTGCATATCGACACCGTCGTCTACTTCCAGGTGACGAGTCCGCAGGCGGCAGTGTATGAGATCAGCAACTACATCGCGGCCGTCGAGCAGCTCACCGTCACGACACTGCGCAACGTGGTCGGCGGTATGACCCTGGAGCAGACGCTGACCTCGCGCGACCAGATCAACGGTCAGCTGCGTGGTGTGCTCGACGAGGCCACCGGCCGCTGGGGTCTGCGCGTCGCGCGGGTCGAGCTGAAGAGTATCGATCCGCCGCCATCGATCCAGGAGTCGATGGAGAAGCAGATGAAGGCCGATCGCGAGAAGCGCGCGATGATCCTGACCGCGGAGGGCACCCGGGAGTCGCAGATCAAGACGGCCGAGGGCACCAAACAGGCCGCGATCCTGTCCGCGGAGGGTGCCAAGCAGTCGGCGATTCTGGCGGCCGAAGGTGAACGGCAGAGCCGCATCCTGCGGGCCCAGGGCGAACGCGCCGCGTCGTACCTGCAGGCGCAGGGCCAGGCCAAGGCCATCGAAAAGGTCTTCGCCGCAATCAAATCCGGTAAGCCGACGCCGGAACTGCTTGCCTACCAATACATGCAGACCCTGCCGCTGGTCGCGCGCGGCGACGCGAACAAGGTATGGCTGGTGCCGAGCGATTTCGGCAAGGCCCTCGAGGGTTTCGCGCAGAACTTCGCGACCAAGGGCGAGGATGGCGTCTTCCGTTATGAACCCGCCCCGGCCGACGATGTGGCCAGCAAGCCGGAGGATGACTCCGATGTCGCCGGCTGGTTCGATACGGCCCGGGATCCAGCCATCGAACAGGCGGTCCGCGCCGCGGAGGCCGACGCCCGCGCGCCGGTCGAGGGTCCGGTTACTTCGGTGACCCGCCAGCCCCAGTCCTCGCCGCACCAACCGGTCATCCCACCGCAGATCCCGCCCCAGCAGCCGCCGTACCGACCCGACGGTCCGCAGGGCCAGCCCTGGCAGCCGCCGTCGCAATAG